The window TGCAGGGCGGGGACGCCCCGGCCAACGTCGAGCAGGTCGTCGTCAGCCTGGTCACCCGGGTCGAGATCGAGGGCGGTGACACCGAGTACGCCGGCGTGATGGAGTTCCACCGGCTGCCGGTCAGCGGCGCGTTCCAGCTCGCCCCGAAGCAGCAGCTCTCCCTGCCGTTCCAGCTCCCGGTCCCGTGGGAGACGCCGATCACCGACGTCTACGGCCAGCGGCTGCGCGGCATGACGATGGGGCTGCGCACCGAGCTGGCCATCGCCCGGGCGGTCGACAAGGGCGACCTGGACCAGGTCAACGTGCACCCGCTGCCGGTGCACGAGCGGATCCTGGAGGCGTTCCAGCGGCTCGGCTTCCGGTTCAAGCACGCCGACCTGGAGCGCGGTCACATCCGTGGCACGCAGCAGACGCTGCCGTTCTACCAGGAGATCGAGTTCTTCGCCTCGCCCCAGTACGCGAGCACCATCAACGAGGTCGAGCTGACCTTCGTGACCAGCCCGCACGGCGTCGAGGTCATCCTGGAGTGCGACAAGCGCGGCGGGTTCCTGACCCCCGGGCACGACGCCTTCGGCCACTACCGGCTCTCGCACGCCGACGCCGACAAGACGGACTGGGTCCAGGTCGTCGACGGCTGGCTCCGGGAGACCACCTCCCGCTACGGCAGCCTGCGCGGCGCCCACGGCTTCGGCGGCCACGGTCACGGTCACGGGCACGGTCACGGCCGAGGCGTCGGCATGGGTGGCGTCGTCGCCGGTGCCGCGATGGGAGCCGTCGGGGGAATGATCGTCGGAGACATGATCGGCGACGCCTTCGAGGGCGACGGCGAGGACTTCGGCGGCTTCGAGGAGTAGGACCACTCACGACGGTGGCCCCCGGGACCGTAGTCCCGAGGGCCACCGTTGCCGTGGTGCGTCGCCCTGTCAGTGCCGGGCCTTGCGCTCCTCGCCACTGCGCCAGTTGCTGCCGGCCTTGGCCAGACCGCGGCTACCCAGGTAACCGATGGTCAGCAGCGTGATCATGAACCAGGCGTTGTCGGCCCGGAAGATGTCCACGCCGGTCGAGTTCTGGCCGACCAGCTGCGAGGCGGCCAGCACGCCGATCACGGCCGCGATGTAGACCCAGAACTCGGTCGTACGCAGCGACGGCTTGGTCTCCGTGCCGGGTGCCTGCATGGCCTCCCGGTGCCCGTCATGCATCATCGGCATCGGGCGGGTGGGCGTCTCCTGCATGGCCCGGTCCTGCATGGCCCGGTCCTGCATCGCCCGGTTGGGCGCGTCCTGCGTCGGCCGGTTCATCGGCCTGGTGGAAGCAGCCTGCGTGCTCATCTTGTCCTCCTCAGGATGCGATGAGTCGTACCTGCGTTCCCTCGCCCCGCTACCGCGTGTCGGCCACGGCACGGTTCGCGTGCATGGCGGGGGCACCCGCCGTCTACCCGACCTGACGGGGGCAGTAACACCCCCGGCACCCCGGATACCTGCCCCGCTCCCTGCACCCCACCCCCACCAAACCCACCCCCACCCCCGCCCCGCCCCGAAGCCGGCGTCGATCATGCGGTTGTGGTGGGGTGCAAATCGCCTGAATCGGTATCTGACGGGCACCACGACTGCATGATCGACGCCGGGTGCGGGCGGGACGGCGGGGCGACAGGTGGGGCGGGTTTGTCGGTGGGGGTGGCGGGCACGCAGGTCGGACCGACCACTCCTGTGAGGTGATGGACATGCGTGAGGACGACGTGCGACAGGACGCCGCCCGGCGGGCCGAGGAGCGGATCGCCGGTGGTGTGTACGGCGAGGGCGTTCTCGACGAGGTGACCGTGCCCCCTACCGACGTGCAGCGGGTCATCCAGGACGAGGACCCGGACGACCCGGCGCACGTTCCGGTCGACCCGGAGGTGCTGCGCGACGGCGGACCGACCCGGGGGCAGGGCGCCGTGACCACGACCGGCGGCACCGCCGGCCCGGCCAGCGTGCGCCGGGTGGCACGCCAGCCGGAGCGGCACCCGGGCAAGGTGGCCCCGACCACCACGGGCGACGCCACCACCGGCGGCCTGAGCACCCCGGCAGGCGGCTCCACCAGCGACCAGTCCGGCACCGCCAGCCAGGTCGGCGACTTCACCCCGGAGTGACCCGCCGACCAGGTCGTGACCCGCCGACCAGGTCGCAGGGAGCCGGCGGGCGCAACGGCGCCGGCGGGTCAGGCGGGGCGGAGGATGCCCAGGCGTTGGGTGGCGCGGGTGAGGGCGACGTAGAGGTCGCTGCGACCCCGGGGCGACTCCGCCACGATGCGGTCGGGGTCGACCAGGAGGACCGAGTCGAATTCGAGGCCCTTGGCCTGGCCGACGGTGAGCACCACCACGCGGCTCTCCAGCTCCGGGTCCTCGCCGATGGCCGCCTCGGGCAGGGCGGCGGTGAGCGCGGCGCCCAGCTCGTCGACCCGACCGGCCGGCACGATCACCCCGAGCCGGCCGTCGTCCAGTCCGGCGGCCTCCCCGGTGGTGGCGGCGACCAGCTCCGCCGCCAGGCGTTCCGGTGCCACCGCGCGGTCCCACGGCGGGACACCGCTGGAGCGTACGGAGCGGGGTGGGCGCAGCGCCGGGTCGATCTCGGTGAGCACGTCGGCGGCGACCGCCATGATCTCGGCCGGGGTGCGGTAGCTGACCGTCAGCTCCTCCAGCCGCCAGCGCTGCGCCACGTACGGCTCCAGCGCGTCGGCCCAGGACGGGGTGCCGGACAGCGCGCCGGTCTGCGCCACGTCGCCGACGATCGTCATCGAGCGGCTTGGGCAGCGGCGCATCAGCAGCCGCCAGGCCATGGGCGAGAGCTCCTGTGCCTCGTCGACGATCACGTGCCCGAACGCCCAGCCCCGGTCGGCCGCGGCCCGCTGGGCGGTGGTCAGCCGGTCCGCCTCCTCCTGCCGCTCCAGCAGCCGGTCGGCGTCGATCAGGTCGGTGACGCCGAGGATCTCACCGCCGTCGGCCTCGTCCTCCACGTCGATGGAGCGGGAGCCCCGGGCGATCTCCAGCACGCCCTCGGCGTACTCCCGTTGCAGGGCCCGGATCCGCTCCCGGCGGGCGGCGGCGGCCCGCTCGTCCTCGCCGAGCAGCTCGGCCGCCTCGTCGAGCAGCGGGACGTCGGCCGGCGTCCAGCCGCCCGGCTCGCGGTGCAGCATGGCCCGCTCGGCCTCGGTGAGCATGGGCGCGGCGACGGCGATCCGGTCGGGGGAGGCGTACAGGTCGGCGAGCAGGCGCTGCGGGGTGAGCACCGGCCAGAGCTGGTCCAGCACGGCCCGCACCTCGGGCTCCTCGCGCAGCTCGCGGCGGATCTCCGCCACGTCGGCCTCGTCGAGCAGGTTCTCCCCGCCCAGCGGGTCCGCGCCGATGCGCTCGGCGACCTGGGCCGCCAGGGCGTGGACGATCTCGACGTCGAAGAGCGCCCGGGCCAGGTTGTGGGGCCGCTCGGAGCGGCGGACCCGCTCCCGGGCGGCGCGGACGGTCTCCGGGTCGAGCAGCAGCACCTCCTGCTGCGGCAGCTCGATCTCCAGCGGCTCGTCGGGCACCCACTGCCGGTCCCGTACGGCGGCGGCCAGCACCTCGACCAGCACCGCGCGGCCCTTGAGCGCGGCGGTCGCGGCGGGCTCGGCCCGGCGGGCGCTGACCCCCGGGAAGAGGTCGCCCTGCGTCCGCAGGAGCACGCCCGTCTCGGCCAGCGCCGGGAGCACCTGGGAGATGTAGCGCAGGAACGTGGCGTTCGGGCCGACCATGAGCACGCCCCGGGTGGAGAGCTGCTCGCGGTGGGTGTAGAGCAGGTACGCCGCGCGGTGCAGCGCGACGGCGGTCTTGCCGGTGCCGGGGCCACCCTGCACGACCAGTACGCCCGGCAGGTCGGCGCGGATGATCCGGTCCTGCTCGCCCTGGATGGTCTCGACGATGTCGCGCATCCGGCCGGTGCGCCCGGCGTTGAGCGCGGCGAGCAGCGACGCCTCGCCGGTCAGCTCCTCGTGCGCGGTGGGGGAGGCGGTCTCCAGGTCCAGCACCTCGTCGTTGAGGGCGATCACCTTGCGTTCCCGGGTGCGCAGGTGCCGGCGGCGGCGCACTCCCTGGGAGTTGGCCGCGGTGGCGAGATAGAAGGCGCGGGCCGCCGGGGCACGCCAGTCCATCAGCAGCGGGTCGTAGTCGCCGCCGGTGTCGAAGATGCCGATCCGGCCGATGTAGTGCGGGCCGCCGTCGTCGGTGTCGAGCCGGCCGAAGCAGAGGCCGCTCTCGACGGCGGAGAGCTGCTCGACCTGGTCGGCGTACATCCGCACCGCGCTGTCGCGCTGGGAGCGGGCCTGGAGGGTGCCGCCGGTCGCCCGTAGCTCCTCGGTCAGCCGTCGGGACGCCTGCTCGCGCAGCTCGTCCAGCCGGCGGTAGAGCATCGAGACATATTCCTGTTCGCGGCCGATTTCGTCATCGGACTGCAATTCGGCGGAATCGGCGGAATGCCTTGACAAGCCGTCTCCCATTTGGTTAGCATCTCTCTCGGAACGGCTTTCGAGAGCCGTTCTTTTTTGTTGCCTGAACTGAGAAAGATACCGTGCGCCGGCCGTCGCGACCAAGCGCGCCGGGCCACGCCACAGGCCGCCCCGGAGAGACAGCGGGGGCCCGCCGCGTGGCGGGCCCCCGGACTGCCGGTCCTCAGCCCCTGGCGACCTCGTAGAGCCGCTCCGGCGTCACCGCTCCGGCGATGAGCCGGCCGTCGTCGGTGAGCAGCGCGCTGAACAGCTTCCCGGTCAGCAGCCGGCCGCTGCCCCAGTCGCCGCTGACCTTCGGCAGCTTGCCGAGCAGCGCCGCCGGGTCGCCGGTCGACTCGTTTCCGGTGGTCCCGGCCCGGTCGGCGGGCGCGCCGGCGCCGTCGAGCCGCGCGACCACCACCGTGGCCCAGCTCTCGCCGACGGTACGCACGTCCGGCCGCTCGCCGTGCGCCGGTCGCTTCCCGGGCGCGTCGGCGGGCTTGTTCCCGGCGGTCTCCTCGGTCACCTTCACCCCGGGCGGCGGGTTGAAGGTGAACTGCTCGGCGTCCGGCCGGGCGTACGACACCTGGGTGAAGGCCATCTCGAAGGCCGGCTTGTCGCTGCCGTCGGCGAAGACCTCGAAGCGCAGCGGCACGTGCTGGCGCGCGTCGATGGCGATGCGCACCTGGTGCACCAGCGAGGCGGCGTCGCGCGGGGCGAGCACCAGCTCGTACGCGTCCCGGCCGGCGACCGTGGCGGACCGGCCGACGCTCACCTCGGTGCTCGGGCTGATCGCCGCCAGGGCCCGGTCGGCCGCCTCCCCGGGGGTGACCGGCAACTCCGGGCTCCCGGTCCCGCCGGCGCCCTCGGGGAGCGTGCGGTGGGTGGCGGTGTTGGACCGGCTGTTCCAGGCCCACACGTCGCGGCCGTTGCGGATGACGTCCCGCTCGCCGAGCGTGTCCACGAGGGCGATGCGCTGCCGGTCGGGCCCGGAGTGCCAGACCCGCAGCGTGTGCGTGCCGGTCAGCAGGCCGGCCGGGCCGTCGCCGGCGACCAGGCCGGCCAGCGGCGGCAGGCCCAGGTCGGCGCGCTGCACGACCGTGCCGGAGAGCCCCTCCAGCCGGGAGGTCTGCAGGTCGACCAGGAGTTGGGCGGCGGTACGCGGCGGCAGGCTCGGCTCGGCCTGGGCGGCGAACGTGCCGAGCGCGGCACCCCCGCCGATGACGGTCACGACGGCGGTCACCGGGACCAGCCAGCGTAGGACGGGACGGCTCTTCAGGACGGACATGTGACACCTCCTGCCGGACATCCTGCCTCCCCGACGCTGTGAGGGCGCTGAGGACGACCGTACGACCGCCCGCACGGGTGGCACCCTTGACCCCGTGCGGTTGCTGGTGGTGGAGGACGAGTCGCGGCTGGCGTCCGCCCTGCAACGGGGTCTGCAGGCCGAGGGGTTCGCGGTGGACGTGGCGGCGACCGGCCCGGCGGGGCTCGACGCGGCCCGGCACGGCGGGTACGACGCGATGATCCTCGACGTGATGCTGCCCGGCCTCTCCGGCTACGAGCTGGTGCGCCGGCTGCGCGCCGAGGAGCACTGGCTCCCGGTGCTCATGCTCTCGGCGAAGGACGGCGAGTACGACCAGGCCGACGGGCTGGACTGCGGGGCCGACGACTACCTCACCAAGCCCTTCTCGTACGTCGTGCTGCTGGCCCGGCTGCGGGCCCTGTTGCGTCGCGGCGCCCCCGAACGCCCCACGGTCCTCGCGGTCGGCGACCTCCGGCTCGATCCGGCCCGGCGGCGGGTGACCCGGGCCGACGCCGAGGTCGCGCTGACCAGCCGCGAGTTCGCGCTGCTCGACTACCTGATGCGCCGCCCCGGCGAGGTGGTCTCCAAGACGGAGCTGCTCGACCACGTCTGGGACGCCAGCGTCGAGACGGCGCCCAACGCCGTCGAGGTCTACGTCGGGTACCTGCGGCGCAAGATCGGCCGGGAGCGTCTGGAGACGGTCCGGGGCGCCGGCTACCGGCTCGCCCCGTGACGAGGGGGGCGCGCGGGCGCCTGCGTGCCGCGCTCGGGCTGCGCGGGCGGCTGATGGTGGTCGGGGTGCTCGGGGTGTCGGGGGGACTGGCCGTCGGAGGGCTCGTCCTGCTCGCCGTGCTGGGCTGGGCCCTGCAACGCGCCGTGGACACCGAGGCGTTCCAGACCGCCGACGCGGTCGCGCTGCTCGCCGCCGAGGAGGTCCTGCCCGATCCGCTGCCGGTGGCCGGTGGACAGGTCCGGGTGCAGGTGATCGACGCCGAGGGCAGGGTGCGGGCCGCCTCGATCGACGCCGACCGGTTGGTGCCGATGGTGTCGCCGGAACGGATCGACGCCGGCGCGCGGCAGCGGCTGACGGTGTCGGGGGAGCGGGTCGGCCTGGCCGGGCCGGTGCGGGTGGTGACCGTACCGGCGGGCACCGCCGCCGACCCGCGCACCGTCCTGGTGGCCCGGTCGCTGGCGGACGTACGGCACAGCGCGCACGTCGTACGGACCATCCTGCTGGTGAGTTTCCCGCTGCTGGTGGCGGTGCTGGCCGCCGTGGCCTGGCGGGTGGTCGGCGCGACCCTGCGCCCGGTGGAGGCGCTGCGCCGAGGCGCCGAGGAGATCACCGGGCGGGACGGGGGCGGGCGGCTGCCCGTACCGGCGTCGCAGGACGAGATCCACCGGCTGGCGGTCACGCTCAACGGGATGCTGGGCCGGCTGGAGTCCGCCCGGGACCGGCAGCGGGCGTTCGTCGCCGACGCCGCCCACGAGCTGCGCAGCCCGCTGACGAACATCCGTACCGAGCTGGAGGTCGCCCGGCGGCTCGCCGACCGGACGGACTGGACGGAGGTGTCGGCGAACCTGCTCGCCGACACCGAGCGGCTCGGTCGGCTCGTCGACGACCTGCTCCTGCTGGCCCGGCTCGACGAGCGGCCGACGGCACGGGCCACCGGGCCGGTCGAGTTGGGGGCCCTGCTGGCGGCGGTGGCCGCCCGGTATCCGTCGCCGCCGGTGCGCCTCGACGCGCCGGCGATGCCGCTGTGGACCGAGGGCGACCCCGACGAGTTGCGCCGGATCCTCACCAACCTGGTCGACAACGCGGTCCGGCACGCCCACGGCGAGGTGGTGCTGACCGCCGGCCCGGGCATCGACGAGGCGGGCGGCGCCGGCGGGACGGCCGGTCGGGGAGCGGTGGACGGCGGGCTGCCCAGCCGGGGAGCGCCGGACGGCTGGACGGCCGGCCGGGGAGCGGTGGACGGCGGGACGGCCGGCCGGGGAGCGGCGGACGGCGGGGCCGCCGGCAGGGGGACGGGCGGCAGCGGCGCTGGCGACGGGGCGTACCACCTGGTGACGGTGACCGACGACGGGCCGGGGATCCCGGCCGCGGACCGGGAGCGGGTCTTCGGGCGGTTCACCCGGCTCGACGACGCCCGCGCCCGGGACGACGGCGGCGCCGGCCTCGGGCTGGCCATCGTGCGCGAGCTGGTCCGCCGGGCCGGCGGCGGCATCGTCCTGACCGACGCCCACCCCGGCCGGGACGGCGGTCCGGGGCTGCGGGTACGGCTGCTGCTGCCGGCCCTGCCCGACCCGGAGCGGCCCTGACGGACCGGGCCACGCCGGGCGATGGTCCGGCCGGACCGCCCGGCGCGCCCACGATCGGCGCCGCGCCACCCGGGACCCGCGGCGGCCCGTCAGCCGCGACGGGCCGTCAGCCGCGGCGGGTGCAGACCTGCTGGGCGCGGGCGATCGTGTCGGTCGACCACACGACCGCGACCGTGAAGCAGTAGTCGGTGCTGCGGTTCAGTCCGTAGACGACGAAGGCGGTGGTGCCGGCGGGCAGGTTGGCGAAGGCCGTCTGCGCCTGGCCGACCCGGCCGCCCGAGATGACCACCGGGCCCTCGCCGCCGGCCGGGTACGTCCAGCGCAGCGCCACGTTGTCACGGTTGTCCCGCAGCGTCACCGAGCCCGGCGGGCTGCCGGGGGAGGCCACGGCCCCGGCCGTGGGGCCGGCGGCCGACGGGGCGCCCGTGCCGGCCGGGTCCCCGGCCCGCGTGGAGGCCGGTGCGCCGGTGGCTGCCGGGGGCGCCGGGTCGGGGGCACCGTCCATCCCGGCCACCCCGGTGATCACCGCCACCGTGCCCAGCAGCACCACCGCGACGCCACCGACGGCGAGCGGCAGCAGCCGGTTGGTGCGCCGGGACGGCGCGCGGTGCACCGGCACCGGCAGCAGCCGCGACGGCTGGTAGGGCTCCTCGGGCGCGCCGGGCTGGCGGACCCGGTGCACCCCCTCGGCCTCGTCGGTGGCGCCGTTGGCCAGGGGGACGACCGCCAGCGGCACGGCGCTGTCGGCCGGCCCGTCCCCGGCGTCGGCCTCGGGGGGCCACCAGCCGGGCGGCGGGTCCTCCGTCGGCTGCCGGGGCGTCGGCACCACGTGCGGCGGCCCGGCGTACGGGTCCGGCTCCGCCGGGCGGTAGCCCGCCTGCGAGGGGTGCTGTGCCGTCGCCGGCCCGTCGCCCGGAGGCGGGGTGCGCGCGGATGGCACGATCGGACCGTCCCGGCCGACGGGTGCGGTGTCGGCGCAGACGTGGTCCGGGTTGGCCGCCGCCCTGGCCAGCCCCGCCACCTGCGTGGCCAGCGGGTCGTCCGCCGGCAGGTGCTGTCGGCACAGCTCCCGGGCCAGCGCCAGGTTGTCGTGCGCCTCGGCGAACTGCCCGCAGTCGCGCCGCATCGCCCCGAGCCGGGCCAGCATCTTGATGCCGCTGGGGTGCCCGTCGCCGTAGACCTCGCGGTGCAGCTCCCAGGCGTCCAGCAGCCGGTCGCGGGCCACCTGGCACTGGCCGCGCGCGTACTCCACGGTGGCGAGGTCGGCGTGGGCGGCGAGCACCCGCAGCGACTCGGGACCGTCGAGCGCGGTCAGCTCGATGATCACTTCCTGGTAGAGCCGGGCGGCGCGGGACCAGCTGCCGACCCGGTGCAGCACCGCCGCGAGGGTGGCCGCGGCGGCCACCGTGCGCTGGTCGGAGCGCCCGTGCAGCCGGGTCGCGGCCGCGTACGCGAAGGCGGCCCAGCCCCGGGCCGAGTGCGGCTCGCCGAGGGCGACCAGCACGCGGGCCTGGAGGCTGGCGGCCTCGGCCAGTTCGGGTGTGGCGTTGGCCGGACGCGGGTCGGCGTCGGTCAGCGCGTCCGCGAGCAGCCGTTGGGCACCGGCGAGGTCGCCGGAGGACACCAGGTGGTGCGCCTGGTCAGTCAGTTCACCGAAGCCGTAAGGCACGCCCCATCGTGCTCATCCGACGACGGTAAGTACAAGACCCGAGCGGGAGTGTATTGGTCAAGAACCGGTCAGGTGTGCGGCGAGCGTCTCGCTGATCCGACGCAACTGGTCCACCTGGGCCGGGCTCAACGCGTCGAAGAGGTGCCGGCGTACCCCCTCGACGTGGCCGGGTGCGGCGGCGGCGAGGGTGGCGAATCCCTCGTCGGTGAGGACGGCGATCTGCCCGCGCCGGTCGGTGGGGCACTCCTCGCGGCGGACCCAGCCGGCCGCCTCCAGCCGGGCCACGGCGTGCGAGAGCCGGCTGCGCGAGGAGCCGCTGGCCTCGGCGAGGTCGCTCATCCGCAGCCGCCGCTGCGGCGCCTCGGAGAGCCGGACCAGGATCTCGTAGTAGGCGTGCGGCATCCCGGCGTCGCGTTGCAGCTCCCGGTCCAGCGCCTCCATCAGCGCCCGGGAGGCGGTCAGGTACGCGCGCCAGGTGCGCTGCTCGTCGGGGTCCAGCCAGCGGGTCATGACGCCCATCATACGCCA is drawn from Micromonospora sp. NBC_01740 and contains these coding sequences:
- a CDS encoding response regulator transcription factor, whose amino-acid sequence is MRLLVVEDESRLASALQRGLQAEGFAVDVAATGPAGLDAARHGGYDAMILDVMLPGLSGYELVRRLRAEEHWLPVLMLSAKDGEYDQADGLDCGADDYLTKPFSYVVLLARLRALLRRGAPERPTVLAVGDLRLDPARRRVTRADAEVALTSREFALLDYLMRRPGEVVSKTELLDHVWDASVETAPNAVEVYVGYLRRKIGRERLETVRGAGYRLAP
- a CDS encoding MarR family winged helix-turn-helix transcriptional regulator; the protein is MGVMTRWLDPDEQRTWRAYLTASRALMEALDRELQRDAGMPHAYYEILVRLSEAPQRRLRMSDLAEASGSSRSRLSHAVARLEAAGWVRREECPTDRRGQIAVLTDEGFATLAAAAPGHVEGVRRHLFDALSPAQVDQLRRISETLAAHLTGS
- a CDS encoding sensor histidine kinase → MVVGVLGVSGGLAVGGLVLLAVLGWALQRAVDTEAFQTADAVALLAAEEVLPDPLPVAGGQVRVQVIDAEGRVRAASIDADRLVPMVSPERIDAGARQRLTVSGERVGLAGPVRVVTVPAGTAADPRTVLVARSLADVRHSAHVVRTILLVSFPLLVAVLAAVAWRVVGATLRPVEALRRGAEEITGRDGGGRLPVPASQDEIHRLAVTLNGMLGRLESARDRQRAFVADAAHELRSPLTNIRTELEVARRLADRTDWTEVSANLLADTERLGRLVDDLLLLARLDERPTARATGPVELGALLAAVAARYPSPPVRLDAPAMPLWTEGDPDELRRILTNLVDNAVRHAHGEVVLTAGPGIDEAGGAGGTAGRGAVDGGLPSRGAPDGWTAGRGAVDGGTAGRGAADGGAAGRGTGGSGAGDGAYHLVTVTDDGPGIPAADRERVFGRFTRLDDARARDDGGAGLGLAIVRELVRRAGGGIVLTDAHPGRDGGPGLRVRLLLPALPDPERP
- a CDS encoding LolA family protein, which codes for MSVLKSRPVLRWLVPVTAVVTVIGGGAALGTFAAQAEPSLPPRTAAQLLVDLQTSRLEGLSGTVVQRADLGLPPLAGLVAGDGPAGLLTGTHTLRVWHSGPDRQRIALVDTLGERDVIRNGRDVWAWNSRSNTATHRTLPEGAGGTGSPELPVTPGEAADRALAAISPSTEVSVGRSATVAGRDAYELVLAPRDAASLVHQVRIAIDARQHVPLRFEVFADGSDKPAFEMAFTQVSYARPDAEQFTFNPPPGVKVTEETAGNKPADAPGKRPAHGERPDVRTVGESWATVVVARLDGAGAPADRAGTTGNESTGDPAALLGKLPKVSGDWGSGRLLTGKLFSALLTDDGRLIAGAVTPERLYEVARG
- a CDS encoding tetratricopeptide repeat protein; translated protein: MPYGFGELTDQAHHLVSSGDLAGAQRLLADALTDADPRPANATPELAEAASLQARVLVALGEPHSARGWAAFAYAAATRLHGRSDQRTVAAAATLAAVLHRVGSWSRAARLYQEVIIELTALDGPESLRVLAAHADLATVEYARGQCQVARDRLLDAWELHREVYGDGHPSGIKMLARLGAMRRDCGQFAEAHDNLALARELCRQHLPADDPLATQVAGLARAAANPDHVCADTAPVGRDGPIVPSARTPPPGDGPATAQHPSQAGYRPAEPDPYAGPPHVVPTPRQPTEDPPPGWWPPEADAGDGPADSAVPLAVVPLANGATDEAEGVHRVRQPGAPEEPYQPSRLLPVPVHRAPSRRTNRLLPLAVGGVAVVLLGTVAVITGVAGMDGAPDPAPPAATGAPASTRAGDPAGTGAPSAAGPTAGAVASPGSPPGSVTLRDNRDNVALRWTYPAGGEGPVVISGGRVGQAQTAFANLPAGTTAFVVYGLNRSTDYCFTVAVVWSTDTIARAQQVCTRRG
- a CDS encoding sporulation protein; translation: MVFKKMLSAFGVGGPSVDTVLTNPNTRPGLTLEGQVNLQGGDAPANVEQVVVSLVTRVEIEGGDTEYAGVMEFHRLPVSGAFQLAPKQQLSLPFQLPVPWETPITDVYGQRLRGMTMGLRTELAIARAVDKGDLDQVNVHPLPVHERILEAFQRLGFRFKHADLERGHIRGTQQTLPFYQEIEFFASPQYASTINEVELTFVTSPHGVEVILECDKRGGFLTPGHDAFGHYRLSHADADKTDWVQVVDGWLRETTSRYGSLRGAHGFGGHGHGHGHGHGRGVGMGGVVAGAAMGAVGGMIVGDMIGDAFEGDGEDFGGFEE
- a CDS encoding HelD family protein; its protein translation is MGDGLSRHSADSAELQSDDEIGREQEYVSMLYRRLDELREQASRRLTEELRATGGTLQARSQRDSAVRMYADQVEQLSAVESGLCFGRLDTDDGGPHYIGRIGIFDTGGDYDPLLMDWRAPAARAFYLATAANSQGVRRRRHLRTRERKVIALNDEVLDLETASPTAHEELTGEASLLAALNAGRTGRMRDIVETIQGEQDRIIRADLPGVLVVQGGPGTGKTAVALHRAAYLLYTHREQLSTRGVLMVGPNATFLRYISQVLPALAETGVLLRTQGDLFPGVSARRAEPAATAALKGRAVLVEVLAAAVRDRQWVPDEPLEIELPQQEVLLLDPETVRAARERVRRSERPHNLARALFDVEIVHALAAQVAERIGADPLGGENLLDEADVAEIRRELREEPEVRAVLDQLWPVLTPQRLLADLYASPDRIAVAAPMLTEAERAMLHREPGGWTPADVPLLDEAAELLGEDERAAAARRERIRALQREYAEGVLEIARGSRSIDVEDEADGGEILGVTDLIDADRLLERQEEADRLTTAQRAAADRGWAFGHVIVDEAQELSPMAWRLLMRRCPSRSMTIVGDVAQTGALSGTPSWADALEPYVAQRWRLEELTVSYRTPAEIMAVAADVLTEIDPALRPPRSVRSSGVPPWDRAVAPERLAAELVAATTGEAAGLDDGRLGVIVPAGRVDELGAALTAALPEAAIGEDPELESRVVVLTVGQAKGLEFDSVLLVDPDRIVAESPRGRSDLYVALTRATQRLGILRPA